Proteins from a genomic interval of Kitasatospora herbaricolor:
- a CDS encoding LLM class F420-dependent oxidoreductase has product MVDIGYTMMSEHCGPRQLVEDVVLAEQVGFDFSVASDHYSPWLEEQGHAPYVWSVLGAAAQATRRIPLMTYVTCPTMRYHPAVVAQKAATVQLLSEGRFRLGLGSGENLNEHVVGGGWQPADVRQEMLVEAVKIIRDLFAGGWVNHRGKHFDVESARLWDVPEPAPPIGIAVSGEQSCAIAGELADLVIAVEPDRALLESFDRHGGAGKPRVGQLPVCYDADCDTAVARAHEQFRWFGGGWKVNAELPGPSAFAAASKFVTPEDVAASIPCGPDVAPFVEAVKAFTDAGFTEVALVQIGGDAQRPFLEWAEKSLLPALRDL; this is encoded by the coding sequence ATGGTTGACATCGGCTACACGATGATGAGCGAGCACTGCGGCCCGCGACAACTGGTGGAGGACGTGGTGCTGGCCGAACAGGTCGGCTTCGACTTCTCCGTCGCCTCCGACCACTACTCGCCCTGGCTGGAGGAGCAGGGGCACGCGCCCTATGTGTGGAGCGTCCTGGGCGCGGCGGCGCAGGCGACCCGGCGGATCCCCCTGATGACCTACGTCACCTGCCCCACCATGCGCTACCACCCGGCGGTGGTCGCACAGAAGGCCGCGACGGTCCAACTGCTCTCCGAAGGCCGCTTCCGGCTCGGGCTGGGTTCGGGTGAGAACCTGAACGAGCATGTGGTGGGCGGGGGCTGGCAGCCGGCCGACGTCCGGCAGGAGATGCTGGTGGAGGCCGTCAAAATCATCCGGGACCTCTTCGCCGGCGGCTGGGTCAACCACCGGGGAAAGCACTTCGACGTCGAGTCCGCGCGCCTGTGGGACGTTCCCGAGCCGGCCCCGCCGATCGGTATCGCCGTCTCCGGCGAGCAGTCCTGCGCCATCGCCGGCGAACTCGCCGACCTGGTCATCGCGGTGGAGCCGGACCGGGCCCTGCTGGAGTCCTTCGACCGGCACGGCGGCGCCGGAAAGCCCCGGGTCGGCCAGCTCCCCGTCTGCTACGACGCCGACTGCGACACCGCCGTCGCCCGTGCCCACGAGCAGTTCCGCTGGTTCGGCGGCGGCTGGAAGGTCAACGCCGAACTCCCAGGTCCGAGCGCCTTCGCCGCGGCGAGCAAGTTCGTGACGCCCGAGGACGTCGCCGCCTCCATCCCCTGCGGCCCGGACGTCGCCCCCTTCGTAGAGGCGGTGAAGGCCTTCACCGACGCCGGGTTCACCGAGGTCGCCCTGGTGCAGATCGGCGGGGACGCCCAGCGCCCGTTCCTGGAATGGGCCGAGAAGTCCCTGCTCCCGGCCCTCCGGGACCTCTGA
- a CDS encoding DUF6296 family protein → MDTCRRYAVALPGTPGGHATARTVIVHRTDRLGPAHEPVYEDTTGNYRFRITGAVAEILTLPAEYGPTHPCLEAVPMP, encoded by the coding sequence ATGGACACTTGCCGCCGTTACGCCGTCGCCCTGCCGGGCACACCGGGCGGTCACGCCACAGCACGGACAGTGATCGTCCACCGCACCGACCGGCTCGGCCCCGCCCACGAGCCGGTCTACGAGGACACCACCGGCAACTACCGATTCCGGATCACCGGCGCCGTCGCGGAGATTCTCACGCTGCCCGCGGAGTACGGCCCCACGCACCCGTGCCTCGAAGCCGTGCCCATGCCCTGA
- a CDS encoding STAS domain-containing protein has protein sequence MSEDLRTTRLRPAPTTGDIDAQAVGSSWDGPAPRCLAGRLTVGFTATGDRLRARLKGEIDMDVADPLRHVLTRALTHCGTGLDIDMSDVEFCDSCGLDTLLRLRLQAQAQGHAVTITDASPQVRHLLALTETAGLFSAVTTAHRDETP, from the coding sequence ATGTCCGAGGACCTGCGCACCACCCGCCTTCGCCCCGCTCCGACCACCGGTGACATCGACGCCCAGGCCGTCGGGTCGTCCTGGGACGGTCCTGCGCCCCGGTGCCTGGCCGGTCGACTCACGGTCGGCTTCACCGCCACGGGCGACCGTCTCCGGGCGCGTCTGAAGGGCGAGATCGACATGGACGTCGCCGACCCGCTCCGTCACGTCCTCACGCGGGCCCTGACGCACTGCGGCACCGGCCTGGACATCGACATGTCCGACGTCGAGTTCTGCGACAGCTGCGGCCTCGACACGCTTCTGCGCCTGCGCCTGCAGGCACAGGCCCAGGGGCACGCCGTGACGATCACCGACGCCAGTCCCCAGGTTCGGCACCTGCTGGCCCTCACCGAGACCGCCGGCCTGTTCTCCGCCGTCACCACGGCACACCGCGACGAAACACCTTGA
- a CDS encoding helix-turn-helix transcriptional regulator: MAPDEAGTRSGWTFVTNHARVLAAIARNPGVRLRDIALESQLTERAVQGIVTDLEQGGYLTRDRVGRRNHYRITAGTRLRHPAEAGLSVEALLDLLAPTHRTDGRGPATEDDTTRPHGPEHPGRPAAS, encoded by the coding sequence ATGGCACCCGATGAAGCCGGTACGAGAAGCGGCTGGACGTTCGTGACCAATCACGCCCGGGTGCTCGCCGCCATCGCGCGCAACCCGGGTGTCCGGCTGCGGGACATCGCCCTGGAGTCCCAGCTCACCGAACGGGCCGTCCAAGGGATAGTGACCGATCTCGAACAGGGCGGCTACCTCACCCGCGACCGCGTCGGTCGCCGCAACCACTACCGCATCACTGCCGGCACCCGGCTGCGCCACCCGGCCGAGGCCGGACTGAGCGTGGAAGCGCTCCTGGACCTGCTCGCCCCCACGCACCGCACCGACGGCCGGGGCCCCGCGACCGAGGACGACACGACCCGACCGCACGGACCGGAACACCCCGGCCGGCCCGCCGCGTCCTGA
- a CDS encoding gas vesicle protein K, giving the protein MTAEPPGRPDRFGEVAQAATRAFRLLPATPRDSPRVGPGAPPRIPRRITTDPETVERDLMKLVLTLVELLRQLMERQALHRVEAGDLTEDQEEDLGVTLMALHERMSELCDRYGLTMQDLNLDLGPLGPLLPPAE; this is encoded by the coding sequence ATGACCGCCGAGCCGCCCGGTCGGCCGGACCGCTTCGGGGAGGTCGCCCAGGCCGCCACCCGCGCGTTCCGCCTCCTGCCGGCCACCCCGCGCGACAGTCCGCGGGTGGGCCCCGGTGCGCCGCCACGGATCCCGCGACGGATCACCACCGACCCCGAGACGGTCGAACGGGACCTCATGAAGCTCGTCCTCACCCTCGTCGAACTCCTGCGACAGCTCATGGAACGCCAGGCGCTCCACCGTGTCGAGGCCGGCGATCTCACCGAGGACCAGGAGGAGGACCTGGGCGTCACGCTCATGGCCCTGCACGAGCGGATGTCCGAGCTTTGCGACCGGTACGGCCTGACGATGCAGGATCTCAACCTCGACCTGGGACCGCTGGGACCGCTCCTGCCACCGGCCGAGTAG
- a CDS encoding gas vesicle protein, protein MNPPDAVPARSGNPLPQRQVALIDLLDRLLSGGVVLTGDLVLSIADIDLVRISLRALIVSISEQNPSPWPGAGPGRSTGTP, encoded by the coding sequence GTGAACCCTCCGGACGCCGTCCCGGCCCGATCCGGCAACCCCCTGCCCCAGCGGCAGGTCGCCCTCATCGACCTGCTGGACCGCCTGCTCAGCGGTGGAGTCGTCCTCACCGGCGACCTCGTCCTGTCCATCGCCGACATCGACCTCGTCCGGATCTCGCTACGTGCCCTGATCGTGTCGATCAGTGAACAGAATCCCTCTCCCTGGCCCGGCGCCGGGCCAGGCCGGTCGACGGGAACGCCATGA
- a CDS encoding GvpL/GvpF family gas vesicle protein — translation MTAGSLTYVYAVARHSVALAEATHAVTGVTGSPVHLVTPARHRALVAVAGLVPEDDFREAALRRHLEDLDWLEALARAHDRVVEATAAHTTVLPLRLATVYLDDDRVRAVLDDRHDLLLDALEQLDGHVELGVKIYLDVASDSPPQAAPAPDPSLSPGRAYLRHRRAEQDVRTAAHLAAERAAERVEAIARTYAVRRARHRIQEGELATGPGTNVSNDAYLVPTAHADAFLTEVTQSADGLSGIHVDVTGPWAPYSFATLPDLDEDAP, via the coding sequence ATGACCGCCGGGTCGCTCACCTACGTCTACGCCGTCGCCCGGCACTCCGTCGCCCTGGCGGAGGCGACGCACGCGGTCACCGGAGTCACCGGCTCACCGGTGCACCTCGTGACGCCTGCCCGGCACCGCGCCCTGGTGGCGGTTGCCGGTCTCGTTCCCGAGGACGACTTCCGCGAGGCAGCCCTGCGCCGGCACTTGGAGGACCTCGACTGGCTCGAAGCACTCGCCCGGGCACACGACCGCGTCGTCGAGGCCACCGCGGCACACACCACCGTCCTCCCACTGCGCCTGGCCACGGTCTACCTCGACGACGACCGCGTGCGTGCCGTGCTCGACGACCGGCATGACCTGCTCCTGGACGCACTTGAGCAGTTGGACGGCCATGTGGAACTCGGTGTCAAGATCTACCTCGACGTCGCGTCCGACAGCCCACCCCAGGCGGCGCCCGCACCCGACCCTTCGCTCAGCCCGGGACGTGCCTATCTGCGCCACCGGCGTGCCGAGCAGGACGTCCGAACCGCTGCTCACCTGGCCGCGGAACGGGCGGCGGAACGCGTCGAGGCGATCGCCCGGACCTACGCGGTCCGACGCGCCCGCCACCGAATCCAGGAGGGCGAACTCGCCACGGGCCCCGGGACGAACGTCAGCAACGACGCCTACCTCGTACCCACCGCCCACGCCGACGCGTTCCTCACCGAGGTCACGCAGTCGGCCGACGGCCTCTCCGGGATCCACGTCGACGTCACGGGCCCCTGGGCGCCCTACTCCTTCGCCACCCTCCCCGACCTGGACGAGGACGCACCGTGA
- a CDS encoding gas vesicle protein produces MTDPIANRLGSLPSRSASPYNQPSSANLADILERVLDKGIVIAGDIQINLLDIELLTIKLRLLIASVDKAKEMGIDWWEHDPSLSSRARAAPSLEEENRRLREQIAALRADAALPPAEEPEEGVAPRRTARPKRPATRPARGDA; encoded by the coding sequence GTGACAGACCCCATAGCCAACCGCCTCGGCTCCCTCCCCTCCCGATCGGCTTCGCCGTACAACCAACCCTCCTCCGCCAATCTCGCCGACATCCTGGAACGCGTCCTCGACAAGGGCATCGTCATCGCCGGCGACATCCAGATCAACCTCCTCGACATCGAGCTGCTCACCATCAAGCTGCGTCTGCTCATCGCCTCGGTCGACAAGGCCAAGGAGATGGGCATCGACTGGTGGGAACACGACCCTTCCCTCTCCTCCCGGGCCCGTGCGGCCCCCTCGCTGGAGGAGGAGAACCGGCGCCTGCGCGAGCAGATCGCGGCATTGCGTGCCGATGCCGCCCTGCCCCCCGCCGAGGAGCCGGAGGAGGGCGTCGCACCACGTCGCACGGCACGTCCGAAACGTCCGGCGACCCGGCCCGCCCGAGGTGACGCATGA
- a CDS encoding gas vesicle protein GvpG, whose product MGLLTQILTFPLAPVRGTLWVLERVVETAENEYYDPAPVERELADLEKALLAGQIDEETFDRREDELLDRLDEIAHARQTGQ is encoded by the coding sequence ATGGGCCTGCTCACCCAGATCCTGACCTTCCCGCTGGCACCCGTGCGCGGCACCCTCTGGGTGCTGGAACGCGTCGTCGAGACCGCCGAGAACGAGTACTACGACCCCGCGCCGGTCGAACGGGAACTCGCCGACCTGGAGAAGGCCCTCCTGGCCGGACAGATCGACGAAGAGACCTTCGACCGCCGTGAGGACGAACTCCTCGACCGGCTCGACGAGATAGCCCACGCCCGGCAGACCGGCCAGTGA
- a CDS encoding GvpL/GvpF family gas vesicle protein produces the protein MSVYVYSITAAAHPRDLDGLTGVGPAPTALRTVGAGPLCATVSDAPPELRPKRRDLIAHQAVQERLMADGTVLPLRFGLTAPDDDAVRAALEERRDEYLQRLADLEDCAEYHLKAAIAEDVLLREILQDSAEARRLNDDIKAGNSSPDLPLALGELVAQEVLARHHALASGIIEALRPHARQDRISEPTGDDFLNASFLVDEAHRELFLTAEKGLISELGTEFDFRLHGPLPAYSFV, from the coding sequence ATGAGCGTCTACGTCTACTCCATCACCGCCGCCGCCCACCCCCGCGACCTCGACGGCCTCACCGGCGTGGGTCCGGCGCCCACCGCGCTGCGCACCGTGGGCGCCGGACCGCTGTGCGCCACAGTCAGCGACGCCCCGCCGGAGCTACGGCCCAAACGCCGCGACCTCATCGCCCACCAGGCCGTCCAGGAACGTCTCATGGCCGACGGCACCGTCCTGCCCCTGCGCTTCGGCCTCACCGCGCCCGACGACGACGCCGTGCGCGCCGCCCTCGAAGAGCGCCGCGACGAGTACCTCCAGCGCCTGGCCGACCTGGAAGACTGCGCCGAGTACCACCTCAAGGCCGCCATCGCCGAGGACGTCCTGCTGCGGGAGATCCTGCAGGACTCGGCCGAGGCACGCCGGCTCAACGACGACATCAAGGCCGGTAACAGCAGCCCGGACCTGCCGCTGGCACTCGGCGAACTCGTCGCCCAGGAAGTCCTGGCCCGCCACCACGCCCTGGCCTCCGGCATCATCGAGGCGCTGCGCCCCCACGCCCGCCAGGATCGCATCTCCGAGCCGACCGGGGACGACTTCCTGAACGCCTCCTTCCTGGTGGACGAGGCCCACCGGGAACTGTTCCTCACCGCCGAGAAGGGCCTCATCAGCGAACTGGGTACGGAGTTCGACTTCCGACTCCACGGCCCCCTGCCCGCCTACAGCTTCGTCTGA
- a CDS encoding gas vesicle structural protein GvpA, protein MTVVPQGSAAVSRGGSTGSLYDILELILDRGLVIDVFIRVSLVGIEILKIDIRIVVASVDTYLRFAEACNRLDLEAGRKAPTQLTDIVGEVTEGGAKGKSKGALTGAVEAVTDTLHLGRDKDEDQDEEKEPAPKRARPATRRPTRRREE, encoded by the coding sequence GTGACCGTGGTGCCACAGGGCTCAGCCGCGGTGTCCCGCGGCGGGAGCACCGGAAGTCTCTACGACATCCTCGAACTGATCCTCGACCGCGGCCTGGTCATCGACGTCTTCATCCGGGTGTCCCTGGTCGGCATCGAGATCCTCAAGATCGATATCCGTATCGTGGTCGCCAGCGTCGACACCTACCTGCGGTTCGCCGAGGCCTGCAACCGCCTCGACCTCGAAGCCGGACGCAAGGCTCCGACCCAACTCACCGACATCGTCGGAGAGGTGACCGAAGGTGGCGCCAAGGGCAAGAGCAAGGGCGCGCTCACCGGCGCCGTGGAAGCCGTCACCGACACCCTCCACCTGGGACGCGACAAGGACGAGGACCAGGACGAGGAGAAGGAGCCCGCGCCGAAGCGCGCACGGCCCGCCACCCGCCGGCCCACCAGGCGACGGGAGGAGTGA
- a CDS encoding gas vesicle protein GvpO, with amino-acid sequence MAAGTEDGARPRRSAGSAGGAHPAPRRTAASRPEGETRARPRRRLSASRAMRNAAEQLAELLGRAPESVSALKPTEDGWQADVEVVELERIPETTSVLGTYRVTLDEAGELLSYERIRRYTRGQIDRRT; translated from the coding sequence ATGGCCGCAGGCACGGAGGACGGCGCGAGGCCTCGCAGGTCCGCCGGGTCCGCAGGCGGTGCGCACCCGGCGCCCCGGCGGACCGCCGCCAGTCGTCCGGAGGGCGAGACGCGAGCCCGCCCCCGACGCCGCCTCTCCGCGTCACGAGCCATGCGCAACGCCGCCGAACAACTGGCGGAACTCCTCGGCCGGGCCCCGGAGTCGGTATCGGCGCTGAAGCCCACCGAAGACGGCTGGCAGGCCGACGTGGAGGTGGTCGAGCTGGAACGAATCCCCGAGACGACCAGCGTGCTGGGCACCTACCGGGTGACCCTCGACGAGGCGGGCGAACTGCTGTCCTACGAGCGGATCCGCCGCTACACCCGCGGACAGATCGACCGCCGCACCTGA
- a CDS encoding histone protein: MKDTTKAALAAAVAGGYVLGRAKKGRLAFAAATYLAGRRFGLDPRQLATEGLRKLSEVPQVAELNEQVRGELMEAGKKAVAAAANRRIGELADTLRERTLNVGKPKPSEEQADEEQYEDEYEPEEGEEEAEDVEAEDETGEEPEEDDFEAEAEEPEEPEEEEEEEEEEEEPEAEAEAEEPKRPARRRRPTTPASEEHPRPSRDSTRKSAPKTPARKPAKKAAPPAKKTAPAAKKAPAKTAPPAKRSTGRSAASKTTAAKPAGKKTAAPAKKTAAGRKTAASKNTATKPSARTRRR, translated from the coding sequence ATGAAGGACACCACCAAGGCCGCCCTGGCCGCCGCCGTCGCGGGCGGATACGTGCTCGGACGGGCGAAGAAGGGACGCCTCGCGTTCGCCGCAGCCACCTACCTGGCGGGCCGCCGGTTCGGGCTGGACCCCCGACAGCTCGCCACCGAGGGCCTGCGGAAGCTGAGCGAGGTCCCGCAGGTCGCCGAGCTGAACGAGCAGGTCCGCGGCGAGCTGATGGAAGCCGGTAAGAAGGCGGTCGCCGCAGCGGCCAACCGCCGCATCGGCGAGTTGGCGGACACCCTGCGCGAGCGCACGCTGAACGTCGGCAAACCGAAGCCGTCCGAGGAGCAGGCGGACGAGGAGCAGTACGAGGACGAGTACGAGCCGGAGGAGGGCGAGGAGGAAGCGGAGGACGTCGAAGCCGAGGACGAAACCGGCGAGGAGCCGGAGGAGGACGACTTCGAGGCGGAGGCCGAAGAGCCGGAAGAGCCGGAAGAGGAGGAAGAGGAGGAAGAAGAGGAGGAAGAGCCCGAGGCCGAGGCCGAGGCCGAGGAACCGAAGCGGCCGGCACGCCGGCGCCGCCCCACCACCCCCGCCTCGGAGGAGCACCCGCGACCCTCCCGCGATTCGACCAGGAAGTCCGCGCCCAAGACCCCCGCTCGCAAGCCCGCCAAGAAGGCCGCACCTCCGGCCAAGAAGACGGCGCCGGCAGCGAAGAAGGCGCCGGCCAAAACCGCTCCGCCGGCCAAGCGGTCCACGGGTCGCTCGGCCGCCTCCAAGACCACCGCCGCGAAGCCCGCGGGCAAGAAGACTGCGGCTCCGGCCAAGAAGACCGCTGCGGGCAGGAAGACGGCCGCGAGCAAGAACACCGCCACCAAGCCGTCCGCACGCACCCGTCGGAGGTGA
- a CDS encoding SRPBCC family protein: MAATDEKAADKSGVDRLREEAVKYLGAQMEHLVEKAGDKVSDLTGQLGNVAENGGVLPKVGARVLQGDSPAKAFLGEKAKSIKDNVVDKVKGAFGGGGKPGRKAGKKVMNIVETLDVGVPVRTAYDHWTQYEDFGDFAKGVQSVSQGDEVTTDWKVKVGPSKRSFKATVQEQVPDERIVWTSQGAKGSTRGAVSFHELTPNLTRIVLVVEYYPAGFFEKTGNIWRAQGRRVRLDFKNFQRHVSLTNDEAEGWRGEIRDGEVVRTHDEAMEEEEAAQQEQPEEEEEEYEEGPYEDEEAPEDEYDEESEEEPEEEPEEEYEEGDAEGDEGEYDTEDEAPDSEEFEEEEEDYDEDDR, translated from the coding sequence ATGGCCGCCACGGACGAGAAAGCCGCAGACAAGTCGGGCGTCGACCGACTGCGCGAGGAAGCCGTCAAGTATCTCGGCGCCCAGATGGAGCACCTGGTCGAGAAGGCCGGCGACAAGGTTTCGGACCTCACCGGCCAGCTCGGCAACGTCGCCGAGAACGGCGGCGTACTGCCCAAAGTGGGCGCCCGCGTGCTGCAGGGCGACTCACCGGCCAAGGCCTTCCTCGGCGAGAAGGCGAAGAGCATCAAGGACAACGTCGTCGACAAGGTCAAGGGGGCCTTCGGCGGCGGCGGGAAGCCCGGCCGCAAGGCCGGGAAGAAGGTCATGAACATCGTCGAGACCCTCGACGTCGGCGTGCCCGTGCGGACCGCCTACGACCACTGGACCCAGTACGAGGATTTCGGCGACTTCGCCAAGGGCGTGCAGAGCGTCTCCCAGGGCGACGAGGTGACCACGGACTGGAAGGTCAAGGTCGGGCCGTCGAAGCGCAGCTTCAAGGCCACCGTCCAGGAACAGGTGCCGGACGAACGCATCGTGTGGACCTCGCAGGGGGCGAAGGGCTCCACCCGCGGCGCGGTGAGCTTCCACGAACTCACTCCGAACCTGACCCGCATCGTCCTCGTGGTCGAGTACTACCCCGCCGGTTTCTTCGAGAAGACCGGCAACATCTGGCGTGCCCAGGGCCGGCGCGTGCGCCTGGACTTCAAGAATTTCCAGCGGCATGTCTCGCTCACCAACGACGAGGCGGAGGGCTGGCGCGGAGAGATCCGCGACGGAGAGGTCGTCCGCACCCACGACGAGGCGATGGAGGAGGAAGAGGCCGCCCAGCAGGAGCAGCCCGAGGAGGAAGAGGAGGAGTACGAGGAGGGCCCGTACGAGGACGAAGAGGCCCCCGAGGACGAGTACGACGAGGAGAGCGAAGAGGAGCCCGAGGAAGAACCCGAGGAGGAGTACGAGGAGGGCGACGCCGAGGGCGACGAGGGCGAATACGACACCGAGGACGAAGCTCCCGACAGTGAGGAATTCGAGGAGGAGGAGGAGGACTACGACGAGGACGACCGGTAG
- a CDS encoding CsbD family protein produces the protein MSAGKKIKHTAETAKGKAKQATGKAVGNESLAAKGKAEQVKGDLSQAGQKVKDALKP, from the coding sequence ATGAGCGCGGGAAAGAAGATCAAGCACACCGCTGAAACGGCCAAGGGAAAGGCCAAGCAGGCGACGGGCAAGGCGGTGGGCAACGAAAGCCTCGCCGCGAAGGGCAAGGCCGAGCAGGTCAAGGGCGACTTGTCCCAGGCCGGCCAGAAGGTCAAGGACGCGCTGAAGCCCTAG
- a CDS encoding hemerythrin domain-containing protein, with protein sequence MSTDAIVLLKEDHKEVRRLFRAFETADDDAKAVKADLVGRIVEALTVHTYIENEVMYPTVRELVPDLENDILESYEEHHVADVLCAELDAMDPDDERFDAKTAVLIDSVGRHIEEEEGDWFPKVRSALGRKELQEIGARMLEVRATAPRRPQHRSSLKKAADALLG encoded by the coding sequence ATGTCCACCGATGCCATCGTCCTTCTCAAGGAGGACCACAAAGAGGTACGTCGGCTCTTCAGGGCCTTCGAGACCGCGGACGACGACGCGAAGGCGGTCAAGGCCGATCTCGTCGGCAGAATCGTCGAGGCCCTGACCGTCCACACCTACATCGAGAACGAGGTCATGTACCCGACGGTGCGAGAACTCGTCCCCGACCTTGAGAACGACATCCTGGAATCTTACGAGGAACACCACGTCGCCGATGTGCTGTGCGCCGAGCTCGATGCCATGGATCCCGACGACGAACGCTTCGATGCGAAGACCGCGGTCCTCATCGACTCCGTCGGCCGCCACATCGAGGAGGAAGAGGGCGACTGGTTCCCCAAGGTCCGGTCCGCCCTCGGACGCAAGGAACTTCAGGAGATCGGCGCTCGCATGCTCGAAGTGCGCGCCACGGCGCCCAGGCGACCGCAGCATCGCAGCTCGCTCAAGAAGGCGGCCGACGCACTCCTCGGTTGA
- a CDS encoding GlsB/YeaQ/YmgE family stress response membrane protein: MGVIAWILIGLLAGAIAKALMPGRDPGGLIVTILIGIAGGLLGGWLGKVIFGVDSIDGFFDLSTWIAAIIGSLLVLVVYRAVAGRRA; the protein is encoded by the coding sequence ATGGGCGTCATCGCGTGGATTCTGATCGGCCTGCTGGCAGGTGCCATCGCCAAGGCCCTGATGCCCGGCCGCGACCCGGGCGGCCTCATCGTCACCATACTGATCGGCATCGCCGGCGGCCTCCTCGGCGGCTGGCTCGGCAAGGTCATCTTCGGCGTCGACTCCATCGACGGCTTCTTCGACCTCTCCACCTGGATCGCCGCGATCATCGGCTCCCTGCTGGTCCTGGTCGTCTACCGCGCCGTCGCCGGCCGACGCGCCTGA
- a CDS encoding serine/threonine-protein kinase has product MTMTAGISPRTLLFANRYRVSSVLGRGGAADVLRAVDERLDRPVALKVFRPGAGDDDNARRFCTEARVLARLRHPGLIEVYDYGIVAEHPYLALELVEGTTLAALLRSTTLPVADVRRLGQELATTLAFVHTHGVVHRDVKPSNVLVDTTGRVRLADFGAARLLGPQARPGDEALTRTGLIVGTPAYLAPEQIRGRGALASADVYALGLLLIECLTGNREYTGAPIEAAAARLHRPPVIPPHLPDDLAALLLRMTSMNPAHRPSAESCARLLGTARPDARAAGADRQPAGRGCAGVGRVPRARAAIRAAACALLLAGVGGGIALGGGSPAAPNPATVPPAAPPIGVVQAPSDATPSERPDQPQAAVGDPAAPAAASGPTGHLSPSSGRAAAAEQADDAKQEGKARKNKGGHGKGPK; this is encoded by the coding sequence ATGACCATGACGGCGGGGATCAGCCCCAGGACACTCCTGTTCGCGAACCGGTACCGGGTGAGCTCCGTCCTGGGACGTGGGGGCGCCGCCGACGTCCTGCGCGCCGTGGACGAACGCCTCGATCGACCGGTGGCGCTGAAGGTCTTCCGACCCGGTGCGGGCGACGACGACAACGCCCGGCGCTTCTGCACGGAAGCGCGGGTCCTGGCACGGCTGCGCCACCCGGGCCTGATCGAGGTGTACGACTACGGAATCGTCGCCGAGCACCCCTACCTGGCCCTGGAGCTGGTGGAGGGCACCACGCTCGCGGCCTTGCTGCGGTCCACGACACTGCCGGTCGCCGACGTTCGCCGCCTGGGGCAGGAGCTGGCGACGACCCTTGCCTTCGTCCACACCCACGGTGTCGTCCACCGGGACGTCAAACCCTCCAACGTGCTCGTCGACACCACCGGGCGCGTGCGGCTGGCCGACTTCGGTGCCGCCCGGCTGCTCGGCCCGCAGGCCCGACCCGGGGACGAGGCGCTCACCCGCACCGGCCTGATCGTCGGCACACCGGCCTACCTCGCGCCCGAACAGATCCGCGGCCGCGGCGCGCTGGCCTCCGCCGACGTGTACGCCCTGGGCCTGCTGCTCATCGAATGCCTGACCGGCAACCGCGAGTACACCGGAGCCCCCATCGAGGCCGCCGCCGCCCGACTGCACCGCCCGCCCGTCATACCGCCCCACCTGCCTGACGACCTGGCGGCCCTCCTGCTCCGAATGACCAGCATGAACCCGGCCCACCGCCCGTCCGCGGAAAGCTGTGCCCGGTTGCTGGGAACCGCTCGGCCGGATGCGCGGGCGGCCGGGGCCGACCGGCAGCCGGCCGGGAGGGGCTGCGCCGGCGTCGGCCGGGTGCCCCGCGCGAGGGCCGCGATCCGGGCGGCAGCATGTGCTCTGCTGCTCGCGGGCGTCGGGGGCGGCATTGCCCTCGGCGGCGGTTCGCCGGCGGCTCCGAACCCTGCCACGGTGCCGCCGGCCGCACCGCCGATCGGTGTGGTCCAGGCACCGTCGGACGCGACACCGAGCGAGCGGCCGGACCAGCCGCAGGCAGCGGTGGGGGACCCGGCAGCACCCGCCGCCGCCTCGGGTCCCACCGGACACCTTTCGCCGTCGTCCGGGCGCGCGGCCGCCGCCGAGCAGGCCGACGACGCCAAGCAGGAGGGGAAGGCCCGGAAGAACAAGGGCGGTCACGGGAAGGGGCCGAAGTGA